A genome region from Crossiella equi includes the following:
- a CDS encoding IS256 family transposase has translation MTDMMSGVENAEDSKPATGLDEQLVAQLVSSAQASGLKLTGEGGMLQQLTKRLLESALEGEITDHLGYDKHDPAGRGTGNSRNGTRSKTVLTDVGPVEIDVPRDRDASFEPKIVAKRQRRLGGVDEMVISLAAKGLTTGEISAHLAEVYGAEVSRQTISTITDKVVEGMVEWQNRPLDSVYPVIFIDAIHVKIRDGQVANRPIYVALAVTCEGRRDILGLWAGDGGEGAKYWLHVLTELKNRGVADVLMVVCDGLTGLPDAITTVWPQTITQTCVVHLLRNSFRYAGRQHWDAIAKALKPVYTAPTEAAARERFAEFTEAWGARYPAIVRLWDNAWAEFVPFLAFDPEIRRVICSTNAIESVNARIRRAVKARGHFPNEQAALKCVYMAIMSLDPTGTGRKRWTMRWKPALNAFEIAFDGRLAAGRK, from the coding sequence GACGAGCAGCTCGTCGCGCAGCTGGTGAGCAGCGCCCAGGCCAGCGGGCTCAAGCTGACCGGTGAGGGCGGGATGCTGCAGCAGCTGACCAAGCGGCTGCTCGAGTCCGCGCTCGAAGGCGAGATCACCGACCACCTCGGCTATGACAAGCACGACCCGGCCGGCCGCGGGACCGGCAACTCGCGTAACGGCACCCGGTCCAAGACCGTGCTCACCGATGTCGGCCCGGTCGAGATCGACGTGCCGCGTGACCGCGACGCCAGCTTCGAGCCCAAGATCGTCGCCAAGCGGCAGAGGCGCTTGGGCGGTGTGGACGAGATGGTGATCTCCTTGGCTGCCAAAGGGCTCACGACCGGGGAGATCTCCGCGCACCTGGCCGAGGTCTATGGCGCTGAGGTGTCGCGCCAGACGATCTCCACCATCACCGACAAGGTGGTCGAGGGCATGGTCGAGTGGCAGAACCGGCCCCTCGACTCGGTGTATCCGGTGATCTTCATCGATGCGATCCACGTCAAGATTCGGGACGGTCAGGTGGCCAACCGGCCGATCTACGTCGCGCTCGCGGTCACCTGTGAGGGCCGCCGCGACATTCTCGGGTTGTGGGCCGGCGACGGCGGCGAGGGCGCCAAGTACTGGCTGCATGTCCTCACCGAACTGAAGAACCGCGGCGTGGCCGACGTGCTGATGGTGGTCTGTGACGGGCTGACCGGGCTGCCGGATGCGATCACCACGGTCTGGCCGCAGACGATCACGCAGACCTGCGTGGTTCACTTGCTGCGCAACAGTTTCCGCTACGCGGGTCGTCAGCACTGGGACGCGATCGCCAAAGCGCTCAAGCCGGTCTACACCGCGCCGACTGAGGCCGCCGCCCGCGAGCGGTTCGCCGAGTTCACCGAGGCCTGGGGCGCACGCTACCCGGCGATCGTGCGGTTGTGGGACAACGCCTGGGCCGAGTTCGTGCCGTTCCTCGCCTTCGATCCGGAGATCCGGCGGGTGATCTGCTCGACCAACGCCATCGAGAGCGTCAACGCCCGCATCCGCCGCGCCGTCAAGGCCCGCGGCCACTTTCCGAACGAGCAGGCTGCCCTGAAGTGCGTCTACATGGCGATCATGAGCCTGGATCCGACCGGCACCGGCCGCAAACGCTGGACGATGCGGTGGAAGCCCGCGCTCAACGCGTTCGAGATCGCCTTCGACGGCCGCCTGGCCGCCGGACGCAAGTAG